The sequence GAGACGTACATTAAACCATACACTTTTGCACTAACGTGTTGATCTTCTtggctttttccttttttttatcttccccattgtttttaacacacataAGGTGCACATTTCAATGTTTTTCAATGTCAGAACAATGCAAAGCCTTCACTTAACTTGTTAGCCATTGCAGTTGGAATCAAGCAAAAAGATTTAGTGAACCAAATTGTGAAAAAGGTGGGTCTTGCTCACCTAATTCCCTTGtattccttattttttttttcctcatattttttttgtaatgtcTTTTCATCTTTTTGCAGTTTCCTTTAAGTAATTTCGTTATAATGCTTTTTCACTATGATGGTGTTGTGGATGAATGGAGGAATTTTTCATGGAGTAAACATGCCACACATGTGTCTGCAGAGAATCAAACGAAATGGTAATTTTGATTCTTCCTagatttttgtttctgtttaAGTAATAATGGGAGGTGGACGAGTCCAAGTCTCAATGCATAAGGTTAATATGAAACAATACCATGTCTTGATGTAGGTGGTTTGCCAAACGATTCATGCATCCAGATATAGTTGCTgaatatgattatatatttctttGGGATGAGGACCTTGGAGTTGAGAATTTTGACCCAATACGGTAAGTATGGCTTTGCAGTTGCTTTATCGGAATATTCTTGACCGTCGTATACTGTTTACTCTCAAAGTCCACCACCAGCTCTCACTGCATCAATGCTTTTGACAAAACATGTTAAGCTAAATGTTGAAATAAAAATCTGGTGTGTAATAGGCAAATGATAGGATCCTTAGAAATGTAAAACTAATGACCATTCTCATGTTGTGGGAATAATAACGtttatatcatttctcttttacaATAGAACATTTTTGGTAGTATGCATAAATCCCTTTTTTTGTATTGAAAAATGTAGTCCTTATTCCATAAGAAGAGGTGCTTCTGTAGGAGATCATAGAGGAAAATATATtgtattgaaaagaaaatcaagcatAACCGATAATAATAGGAGAAATAGTTCCTAGCTGTAGACCTTGGAGATATTAACAGCATTATATAattcccccccaccccccctttttttaatGAGCTCAGATTTAAATTCCAATCCTAACTATGGTGAATCTGTTGCAGATATCTATCTATTGTTCAAGAGGAGCAACTTGAAATATCACAGCCAGCACTTGATCCTTATAAGTCAGAGTTGCATCATCCAATTACTGTACGCAAAAAAAGATCAAGGGTACATAGGTCAGTGTAAAATCTTTTCCAGAACTAATTGGATACTGCATTAATAGACGTTTACTCCAGTTATTCAACAAAGATTTGAGCACTCATATAGAAGACTTACTGCCCCTTTTCTTGGATAAGTAATACAGCCTTTCTTCAATGGAATAATGTCTGTTTTGTGCTCGCTTAGTAGTAGTATCTTTTTGAACACATGCCACATCTTTTGCAGTCTGTGAATCATTGGCTTGTGCAGATTCAGATTATTATCAGTTTCTTATAATTGTAATGGAAGGCATGCAGTACAATTGAGTTTGAcacattttcacttttttttttttttttatttattttttttatttttttaataacagaaGGTATTATAAGTTCAAAGGCGGTGGACGGTGTGATGCCCAGAGCACTGGTCCTCCATGTGGAGGGTATACAATCACCTGCTCTGTAACTGTTTCATTGTTATATCATTTACTTTCTCATCCTCATCAATTTTAATATTGGATAAAACCTGTTATACAGTTGGGTGGAAATGATGGCACCTGTGTTTTCAAAGGTGGCTTGGCGATGTGCATGGTATATGATCCAGGTATAGAATACTCAAACCATCActgcataaaaaattaaaaataatggtCACCGCCGGTGCTTAACAATATTGAATTGCATAAAGAGgaattttacaaattaacaCTAAATGAATTAAGGTATCAAAAGGATTTCATTCTCATGTAATTAACCTTATCAAATTGAATCGCTTAAGTAAGCATCATGGATTATTTTCCACCTACATTATGTTGATTGCAATTTTTCCCCCAGCTGTGTTAGCCTGAACAGGTCAACcatatttgttttaaatgattTAAGAATGTTAATTTTGAAATAGGATAAGATTTTTTCTATCCAACTGATATCAGGATCTTGCATCAAACAAATCTCTTTCTATGGGCAGTTGGGCACCATGTGGACCTGGATTGAAACTGACCTTTTATAATTGAATTAAAAGATTCAATCAGCATGAACCATGTGTTACAGGTCAACCTGAATCCACACTGAAAACTTAATGGCAATGGAAACACgcttttaaaaatatgtatttgtcTTTGAagaatctgtattttttttttttaaattttttgagagaatgaTGAGTGCTTCTGTAAATTTAAATACTAGGCAACAGAATCTGGTTGGTAAAGTTTATAAGACTAACCTTAAATTCAATCTGCATCTGATTGCTTTGTTCAGCTTTGCATTGCATCTTCCTTTCTGATAATTGTTCTATAATGTTTTTCCCCATCCGTTCAGAATGACTTGATCCATGCATGGGGCCTTGATAGAAAGCTTGGCTATTGTGCCCAGGTAAATATTCTGTCTTACAGCTTCGTTTTTCAACTCTCTTGAGGATCTTTTTGATGTTTGGACTTTTTTCAGGATCGAATGAAAAATGTTGGTGTTGTTGACTCTGAGTACATAGTTCATCTGGGTCTTCCCACACTTGGTGGCAATAAGGCAGGACATCTTCCTAATTTTTATATGGCACTATTTTGGGACTTAGTTGTTTAGAAAGAGTGGCTGTCTTAATAGTTTCTTGTCTCGGTCTGTGGTATTTATGTTGAATGTTTGGGTTGTCTCTCACTTTCAACTACCTGTTTACTCATGTAGGTAAGCAATGATTCCCTGGCtctaattttaaaagaaaactcaaactcAGAAGCACTGGTACATTTTTCTAAAGCTTAGATTGAGTTGTACTAGATTCTTCACTGATGTATAATGTgttctcttttaaattttgaaggTGCCACCTGATTCCAATAAAGCTGATCCTAGATCTCAAGTAAGTCTTAATAATTCATTCCTATGCTAGTGGTTGCTAATATGTCAATTCTGTGAAGTTCTCTATCTATGTGAAATAATTATCTTGTGCATTGTCCATCTTACAGTGTGTGGGTCTCATAACTATATGTAATCCACCCGCTGTGAGAGGAAAAATGCATATATGATACTAAGACACCTTCTCCTCTATGTTGGTGTTTGTATGGGCTGAGAATGTACATCTTCCATTGTATTTCACCCAAACCAATTATCTAAAAGGTAATTAGTGAGTGATGATTTTATTCAGGTCAGGTTGCTATCCTATGCTGAAATGCGGATCTTCGAGAAAAGGTGGACTAATGCATCGAAGGAGGACAATTGTTGGATTGATCCATATCAACGATCAGTGAACCAAAGTACCCATTGATTTGATTTATAGAGAACCTTCATCCAAGCAAAGTGCAAGGTTGACAGCCATTCTAAAACAAAGCCATAGAAGTTATACATATTACCATGCATACAATTTTGCCACGATGCAAAAGAAATAGCTGATGTCTTATACTCTTTTTTTGGTCTTACACAAGGAGCTTGTGATGCAGTATAGCCGGCTTTTGTATCACATAGATTTTGCCCTGGCCAggttttttgtattatttatttagcaaaaagttatagaaaataattttccctTACAACATGGGAGATCCCTGACACTTGGAACATTTTTTGTAAAGgttgttgataattttttctaatacaAAGTAAATAATTTTCCCCCTCAATTTCAGTGTCTTTTTTCTCTTGCCTTGGTGGCTGAAACCTGTTTTATAGGCGGGTAATTCATGCTTCTTAGCTGTTGATGTTAGGTTTTGATTCTAGCTTATGCTAATCAAAACACCAAAAGAAAGTTCTCCAAGAATCCCCTTTTCCCTGTCTTTAGTCtgatattaaaattataatccAATATTAAGTATATAAATTGCATGATCAGCTATTTTGGCTTGCTTAGAGGTTAAAAATGTTTAGATGTGGGTTACCAATTAGTGGGATAAACTATGGCCTGGTGGcttttttctaagatttatatagTAGCATTCATCTCCTAGATCAAGTCCTTCTTCATACTCTTACATGGAAGATAACAGAATGAACTGAATATAATGCTTTAATGGAAAATGATAGAATCATAgaagtattatttattttactactgCCTTACAAAATGACTTGGCAACTTATATGTTGTTTAAAAGGCTTGAATGGAGAATCTCACGGATTAAATGAATTTAGGAATTATTAGACagctttgattttatatatttttttgacaaacaaaaGGTCAAATCTCACTAACTCATGAGATtataagaaataaacaaatatttgaacTGGCGAACTCACAAACTTCAAAGTTAAGTGAGTATTTGGGTATCCATAGTTTTCGATggtttatttttactctttttataaataaaaaatatatagtttttaggATGAATGTGTggcaaaaagttaaaaaatagcttatttaaaataaaataaaataaaactaattttgatgtattttaaaataataataaaattgagacaaagaaacaaactaaaatttaatacttGTTGTCTTCttacataaaattaaactaGACCAATTCGATCGAGTCTACGAGATCTTTGTTTCCTATTAGCTATGAATTGAGCACAATACAGTACTGCTATTCTTTCACTCAAGATGTACTCTAGTTTAGttgttatttgatatttcactacACACAAGATTAATCATTAACACatctttaaatttgaaagacAGAATTGTATTAGCTGTCTTTGGGTATGCTTAACCTGATGTCTCAGTTATTTAAGGagcattttgcataaaaaaaattataggcaTGCTTTGCTTTGAATTAATCAaatgggaatatatatatatataagcatatTACTcttgaaattattatttgctTTCTTTGACTTACAAAATATTTCTATTGGCGAGTTCAGCTCTACTAACTTACCTAGTGATAAGGTACACATCGCAATTAAGCCGTTTGGCCTATCAAAGTCGTTGATTGAGGTTAGTGGATATTGAGATCAGGTGGGGCAAATGTAGTTTCTCTGCTGCCCGAGAGTTCAGTGTGTACCTCTGAACTCTCTTGCACTGTAGAATTGGTTGGTCCCTTCATCTGAAGGTGGTGTTAGGTCCCTAGGAATACCAAGTCTATTGCTAGGCTTGTGGGTTTTTCTTCAGGGGTTTTGGGAAACAGATTTCAAGGTAGTGTTTTGGACTCGGGCAATCTCTATGGAGTTTGTCCCAATTTACATGCGCCTCCATTTGTGGTTTCGAAGAAGAAATCAATTACGGTGCCGGGATTCTTTTCTACGAGAAAGATGAACAACAAAGCCGGACAAGCTTCTCGGTCAAGGGAAAAGGAGCCACCGACTTAGCAGAACCAAACCGAGAAGCTTTCCGAGCCGGTGCATGAGCCAATTGGTGAGTCAAATGGAGCTGAACGTTACAGGCAGGGAGGGGACAAGCATTCCATGAGTAACGGTTGGAGTGATATGAATCTCACTAATTATGGTAGCCCGAAATTTTCGCTGCCATTATCTCCCACAATTAATGGGATTTTAAGCTATCCTAAGGGCATTGATACGGAGTTAAATGCGGGGAATGATGATAGCTCACCAATTATTGCTCCTATTAACTCTAATTCCCAGCAATCCCAACGGCAAGTGTTTAATATGGTCAATATTCCAGACAAGGAAAAAAGcgcaacaacaacaatgaagGGTAATGAACCATATTAGTCCAATCAGCCTCCACATCGTGCCATTTGGAAACCTCCTCAATGGCTGATCCTGAAGGTGAACTCTAATGATGCGATTTTCCGGGAACAAAATTCTATGAATGTTGTTTTGGATATGGGAGGTGGATTAGTGTTATTTTGGAGATCAACTATTGATGTAATTGTGGAGGGTTTGGGCACAAATTATATCGATACAATGtttcaagaaaaagatagagCAGGGATTGGAGTGATCATCCGAGAATGCCAAGGAAAAGGCTTGGCACACATGGTCGGAATCATCCCTCTCCCCCTAACTGTCATAGAGCTTGAAATTTTGGCTATATCGAAGGCTTTACAGTTTGATGTTGATCTGAGTTTGGAAAATGTCACCCCAGAGGGAGTTTCAAAGATTGCAATGAATGCTTTGAATGCAGATTCGCAGTCTTTGGAATCCTTTGGTTTACTTAGTCATGATGTTAAATgtgttttgtaaatttatttcattgtatTAGGTTTTTACATGTTCATAGAGAAAGATTGTTGTATTCTCACATTAAGAGAAACGACAATGGGGTTGCTCATAGTCTGGCTAAAAATGCATTATGCATACCAGATTTTCAAGAATGGATGGAAGATGTCccatctcatattgatttgattttacAATTGGATAtagttgaattttattaataaaatccatcagtttctttctccaaaaaaaaaaaaaaaagacttaccTAGTGATACTATCCATCTGATGTAAAAAAATCATCTATACAACTACACCCAGAAAAAATTTAACGGCAATCAATCGGTGAGGTAATCCACATCattgatttttgtaattatGGCATTGTATATCTTACAcaagaaaaccaaaatcaaactaTAATTTGTCTGGATATATATATGACCCAGACTCAGAGTTCTCGGCTTCTTCTACAGCAGAGGACATTAATTAAGGAATTGATGGAATTGGTCTCACTTCCATTTTGTTACACTAGTGTTGGGCTTTGTGAAatctagttgtgtttgatccgGATGATGATCCGACCCGAAATaatgttgcgtggtttttaatgggagattttttgaggcttagtccatggagtggAGGCTTGGGCGAAAAtattttggcccattttgtAGCCTATTGTAAATCCTATGCACAGGATGTAGAAAATGCAGTTTTAGTGATTAGGGTTTGTCGTTGTAGTTTTTGAGAGACTGAAAAACTGTACTGccgcactttgtattttttccctgataatagtgaaatctctacaactccgtggacgtaggcaaattgccaaaCTATGTAGatactgtcttgtgcgtgtgattatttttctttgatatgtgttttctctatttttatttttcacatattATTTCATGTTAATTCCCTTCAACAAGGTCTTATTCTAATCTGCAGTTGTCTCCTTTTGTACCCCAGTTCTCTTTGACATCTATATCGGTTTGGATAGATACTTCAAAGGAAACTATTTATTATGTTCAGCTATTGAATTTTTCTGTTGATTCTAAGACATGTTTGTACCAAGAGGCCAATATGCCCAAAGGATCTCTTATAAAACATACTTGGATTTTGATAAGGTTCTTAAAGAATGTTTCACTTTTGAGGACTGGGGTGTACACTACTGCTGAAGAAAGAATTAATATCCATAATACATTAATACATATAGAACAAGAAGGCAAAAATAGGTGAACAGGGGCACCCTAACAAGTACAGAAAAATTCAATGATTATTCCAAAGACTAAAATTTGAGCAAACCACAATATATACAAGATTAATTGCTTAAAAAAActagtgttaaaaaaaaaaaaaaacaaaagatatttTCATTTAACGATGTATCTTacaataggaaaaacaaaaaatcttccaaaagttaaggaaagaaaagatgaatctaatatatttttttcctagcAAGATTAATTCACATATAAAAGATCACGCAAGCCTAAAAAGTATGAAAGAGCAGACTTGTTAATACATCTAATGTGCCGTTTGCAGAACACAAAAATTGAACTTTGAACGGCATGGATCCCAGTAAAGCCCAATGATATCTCCTACCTTCAATTTCCTCCTAGCCACAAAATCCTCGTGCCACTTTCCATTGAAAACATAGCTCTTAGACGAAGGCCACTTCTTGAAAACCAACTCATAATCGGACTTTGAGTCTCGATCGAAAACTGTTACACTCAATCCGTTACTCTCGATCTTCCTAACCGAGTCTGCACTAAAGAATGCCATAATATGGGTGAGGACAAGACTTTGATGCAGCAAGAGCCGGCTCGAACTACCAATATCACTCTTCGTGAGCGTCTTCGTGATTTTCCAGGGAGAAACAGCGCTCAGCGTCGTCATGGACGACGCGCCCTCCTCTTCTTGTGCGTTGGAGGCCACTTTGGAATTGTGAGAAACGGAAGTAGCAGTAGCTCTCATATTATTGGAAGAAACCCATGATTTATCAAACAGCGTCAGTGCTGTCGAAACCtccttttgttcttgtttgaTGCGAAACTCACAAGAAAGCGTTTGGTTGTTTTGGTTTTCGAGAGTTTGTAGCAGATTCTGAGTGCCGTCGCCGTCAAGTAtcatggcttcttcttcttcttcttcgttgcACTTGTGAAGCTCACAAGAAAGCGTGAAGTCGGTGGAATTCTGAGTGTTCTGGTTTTCCAGAGTTTGCAGCAGATTTTGAGTGATGGGTATCATGGCTGCTAGCTTCTTGTTCTGCTAGTGGTCGTGCGGTCTTgggtttagagaaaaaaaaccaatgaatgAATGAAAGATGAACAGAAAGCAAAGAGCAATCTTAATTGGTGTagtgagaaaaaagaaaagaagggaaagattgtatatatagaaaaaatagaattcCTAAACCTCGTCGGACTCGGTTTATTTTTACGTAAATCTTTGTTTTGAGAAAGTAGTCCCAGTCCGAATTGCTAAAGGAAAACGCAACCTGAACCTTGTTTTCTCAACAGCTAAttacgtgttttttttttaatcggaACGACAGCGTTACGCacctctctgtgtgtgtgttgtggACTGTGGAGCGTGGTACGGTGCCGTTTTGGGGCAAGAGGAGACTGGGTTGGGACTATTGTGGGCCCAAGTTCAATGGTGGACCAACTGAAAACTAAGacttggattttgtttttttaaagtgtTGGAAGAATAACCGAATcgttttcacaaaaataaaaaaagaaaaaaaataaaagactaacCGAATCCCTTGAAAACCAGAACAAAGACAAGATTTTTGGTCCAGTGAGGTCTAAATGGTTTTTTCTTACAATCCTACCATATACTATGAAagttggttggtttttttttttttttttctttttttttttaaatattgaatgacaggtttatttttttatttttttatagctttttcttttgctaGATGTTTTATTAGTTGTATTTAGTATGTaagtttataattatttttaaaaattacttcttataaactatttaaaaaattgttttatgtaataagagtatgaaagaaaatttatataaattacatattctatcctttaatttttcttttcaactaaacaaaagagtttacaatttattcatttttccattctcccaaccaaacatacatgaaggaaaactaaatatattttattttatttttatcctaGCAATTTACATCCTTCCATTGTTCTATccttcaaccaaacaaagcatAAGGTTTTGTTGATATTGTTGTTGTGATGTGATAAATGGTGTAAATGATAgtactaaaaaatttaagaatttccgaaaaaaatatgataaggTGAAATGATTGAAATATAACAATAATTTGGAGGAATGACTAAATACATGCATGCAAAATAAGAGTTTGTACaaagtaattaaattaaatggtttaaaaatgaacacaaaaaataataatgatactGAGTAACAAAGCTTGTTGATTATGATCATCCCCTTGCTTCAACTCATTTGTGCTTTCAACTCTTTGTCTTCTTTGTTTGAATGCAATAATGGAATTGGataaaatatttctatttgttttatAACAAATAGTGGCGGCTCTAGAACTTTTTTTAGAGGGGTCAATAAGAAGATGTATCTTAGGTAGGAGATATATCTTGTGGTCTACTTGGGTAGGATAAACTATAAGTTTTCTAGGCATATTGTTTCTTAGTACAATGAACATACTAATTATCGCTTCTAAGATTAAATATTGGAAATCATCTAAtgtttctaaatacaataaacatgttgagtattgttgttaagtgaattttaattattaaaacttagaacgtttttatttattagtttatgtCTATACtcttacaattattttatttaacaattcaacttCACATTGATAACAATTGGtctttgtaattgtattaagaaaatttttgttatgttaacatttgcttttattttcacCCAATCAATCTCCTATCCCACACCcctggtcttttttttttttttttttttttaaagaatcacCATCTATCTAATTGTTTGATTCTCTTTTAGTGTTAACATTTGTTACCTATTAACTGATTGACTCACGCCCTTAGTCCCCACTCaagaaataacaaattaaaagtaCATTCAAATTCAGCCACTCTAGTCACATATTTGGTCAAAAGTATAAATTATCTGAGAATTGTTATATCCAcaactgtggggcccaataatctatgggccaggcccatttgctcgtggagagtccgaaggcccaagccgaggagagctatggcccaagcccgataaacACGGAGCACAAAactgttttggaatacagccgaggacagttcagtcctcggcagatccaaaatcctaccggaataaaggggtaaaattggaattggactaaacttgaaaagagacctaaaatatcttgggaaagttacccttatgacccttcccagataagactctgcatctagcagagccgtattctccAGCCTTATCAATTATCCcccacaattctgggattagactgatgggacaagtatcagtcttggaaatgttgaccctatacgtggacgaaggacagtggacgcaggctagtataaaaggaaaaataagtaatctagggagggggttgggaaaaatggccaaaaaccagagcctcccagcccacctccaggagaaagactccaggggtgaaggataacttaaacttgtacgaacaccgtgaaaaacccaccgcctgtcgattaAGGCCtaaccttccaaacccacgctctacaaatgatattgttagggccttttcacgtgcgaacccgacactgttgcggtccgccacgaatcgcgtccttacaacaacatttttacaataaattttaggtgCTAAGTTGTTACCGATTATAATTTGAAaccaccactgaaattacttttttacccaataGTAATAGCTAGTAACAatctgccacttaaaatttgttgtaaatatgttgtgaaaatgttgtaaacatagaatttttcaaattaattataacgCTATTTGCAAGAATAGATCATTAATAGGGTTATTTTCAAGGTTATATCGGTTgagcctaaaaaaaattagagtcaacatgttcaaaattttattttagaaagtCAAAAgtcaatcaaaacaaatttaaaaaaaaatatatatatatatatattttatatatatatatatattatataataataaaaaatgtggcCATCTTAGGGattcatttgaacccctgaaCTAAAGGTGGTGCCGCCATTGATAACAAAACATGATGTTGAGCATTTAGAAATATGTTATTGTATATAACTTATTGTCATTAGTGTCAAGATTTATATCACATGCTTcaacctcaaatttttttaacatatatttGGAAAAGTTAGAAGAAAGCATGAACTTATCATAAAAAGTTAGTAATATCCTTGACATTGAGATACAACAAACTTGCTATGTAGCATAAGGATGATGGATGGTTTAATATATTAGCATACCAATAAACTGTCCCATCACATTGTTTGAAGACAATATTTCTGGCAATTCGACGGATATTGGTTGGTTGAAGTCTTGTGCTACCTCAATGTTAATTGATTCAGTCGATTCACTTGTCAATATGATTTGtaacaattaaaatttggaaTAAATGTgaatgtgtttttgtttttccaaacATGTTTTAAATGGATTCAAAtgatataaacaaaattttttgattcaATAAAATTCCAACCAATTAATGAAGTCTAGTTAAAGATATGAAACTATATATTCTTACAATTACTATGTTGTATAGCCTTTTGCTCAATTGACGTATTTCGAGCCAAATGATGGGCATGTTGGTGGTATTAGTAATGGGCATGTTGTTGTAGCATTAGAATGCAAAGTAGTGAAACTGAAACTCCAAAATGTATCTATCTCTGTcgttttaaaaatttgaagaaggaaaagagatgTTGGTAAGGATGGTGAGATGTGTTTTTGTGGGATGTTTTGGATTTGTTCACGTTGAAGGATGGGAACGGATGAATTCATCCGTTCCCAGAGCTATTGCTTTTTGagtgatatttttatttattcatatttgTACACGCATTtggtatacaataattttttattttttattttttaaagatgaagaggcatataatataattttattttaaagataaatCCATAAAAATGAGATTGCACTATTGAAGATTATTGGATTATGATCtgagatattttttaataaataataataatcccttaaattaaaatttgataggttttttacaagaaaaattagaaagggataatgataagttaatgaataataatcgtaacctaaaaaataaaactaggcaaaaaaaattaatgaacttTGTAGAGAAAAAGTAATGAATAATTTCATTCCAAATTATATAGATAtgatcaatttcaaattaaaatgttaccaaaaatgacaaccttgggagatttaaaaaatatagtggttgagaatttgaaatatatagttgctagaaatgaaaaaatgaaaaaaaaattgcaaaagaaaaaaaaaattattcagtacttgatttcttgaaagtaaagtaccatacaaaaagaaaaaaaaaaaagataaatcattcCATAGTCTACActctaaatattaattactatcttaaatatttactAGCCTCTAAACACGCGCTCACTCACGTGCTCAAaggttcttctatttttttagataaaatttaataatttgcatcaattataattttaatatttggtatAAACTTTTAACACTTATCACACTCCTAAGTTTTTttatgattggaaaatgtagtaatcccaaattaaaattggcacaaattattaaattttacccaaaaaatagtaaCTTTTTA is a genomic window of Quercus lobata isolate SW786 chromosome 2, ValleyOak3.0 Primary Assembly, whole genome shotgun sequence containing:
- the LOC115977610 gene encoding uncharacterized protein LOC115977610 isoform X4 → MHLLQRNTKKYRFTRWGETPTMQNTKSNDSNMCKSRCRPVGSESLPEGIVVKTSNLEMRPLWGSIPENNNAKPSLNLLAIAVGIKQKDLVNQIVKKFPLSNFVIMLFHYDGVVDEWRNFSWSKHATHVSAENQTKWWFAKRFMHPDIVAEYDYIFLWDEDLGVENFDPIRYLSIVQEEQLEISQPALDPYKSELHHPITVRKKRSRVHRRYYKFKGGGRCDAQSTGPPCGGWVEMMAPVFSKVAWRCAWYMIQNDLIHAWGLDRKLGYCAQDRMKNVGVVDSEYIVHLGLPTLGGNKVSNDSLALILKENSNSEALVPPDSNKADPRSQVRLLSYAEMRIFEKRWTNASKEDNCWIDPYQRSVNQSTH
- the LOC115977610 gene encoding uncharacterized protein LOC115977610 isoform X1 is translated as MKKTFNPAPVLSNLKSRPCVCGFFVTVTLICGAYFIGNAFVAKEYKERFTRWGETPTMQNTKSNDSNMCKSRCRPVGSESLPEGIVVKTSNLEMRPLWGSIPENNNAKPSLNLLAIAVGIKQKDLVNQIVKKFPLSNFVIMLFHYDGVVDEWRNFSWSKHATHVSAENQTKWWFAKRFMHPDIVAEYDYIFLWDEDLGVENFDPIRYLSIVQEEQLEISQPALDPYKSELHHPITVRKKRSRVHRRYYKFKGGGRCDAQSTGPPCGGWVEMMAPVFSKVAWRCAWYMIQNDLIHAWGLDRKLGYCAQDRMKNVGVVDSEYIVHLGLPTLGGNKVSNDSLALILKENSNSEALVPPDSNKADPRSQVRLLSYAEMRIFEKRWTNASKEDNCWIDPYQRSVNQSTH
- the LOC115977610 gene encoding uncharacterized protein LOC115977610 isoform X2, which codes for MKKTFNPAPVLSNLKSRPCVCGFFVTVTLICGAYFIGNAFVAKEYKERFTRWGETPTMQNTKSNDSNMCKSRCRPVGSESLPEGIVVKTSNLEMRPLWGSIPENNNAKPSLNLLAIAVGIKQKDLVNQIVKKFPLSNFVIMLFHYDGVVDEWRNFSWSKHATHVSAENQTKWWFAKRFMHPDIVAEYDYIFLWDEDLGVENFDPIRYLSIVQEEQLEISQPALDPYKSELHHPITVRKKRSRVHRRYYKFKGGGRCDAQSTGPPCGGWVEMMAPVFSKVAWRCAWYMIQNDLIHAWGLDRKLGYCAQDRMKNVGVVDSEYIVHLGLPTLGGNKVPPDSNKADPRSQVRLLSYAEMRIFEKRWTNASKEDNCWIDPYQRSVNQSTH
- the LOC115977610 gene encoding uncharacterized protein LOC115977610 isoform X5, translated to MQNTKSNDSNMCKSRCRPVGSESLPEGIVVKTSNLEMRPLWGSIPENNNAKPSLNLLAIAVGIKQKDLVNQIVKKFPLSNFVIMLFHYDGVVDEWRNFSWSKHATHVSAENQTKWWFAKRFMHPDIVAEYDYIFLWDEDLGVENFDPIRYLSIVQEEQLEISQPALDPYKSELHHPITVRKKRSRVHRRYYKFKGGGRCDAQSTGPPCGGWVEMMAPVFSKVAWRCAWYMIQNDLIHAWGLDRKLGYCAQDRMKNVGVVDSEYIVHLGLPTLGGNKVSNDSLALILKENSNSEALVPPDSNKADPRSQVRLLSYAEMRIFEKRWTNASKEDNCWIDPYQRSVNQSTH
- the LOC115977610 gene encoding uncharacterized protein LOC115977610 isoform X3 — its product is MKKTFNPRFTRWGETPTMQNTKSNDSNMCKSRCRPVGSESLPEGIVVKTSNLEMRPLWGSIPENNNAKPSLNLLAIAVGIKQKDLVNQIVKKFPLSNFVIMLFHYDGVVDEWRNFSWSKHATHVSAENQTKWWFAKRFMHPDIVAEYDYIFLWDEDLGVENFDPIRYLSIVQEEQLEISQPALDPYKSELHHPITVRKKRSRVHRRYYKFKGGGRCDAQSTGPPCGGWVEMMAPVFSKVAWRCAWYMIQNDLIHAWGLDRKLGYCAQDRMKNVGVVDSEYIVHLGLPTLGGNKVSNDSLALILKENSNSEALVPPDSNKADPRSQVRLLSYAEMRIFEKRWTNASKEDNCWIDPYQRSVNQSTH
- the LOC115974087 gene encoding B3 domain-containing protein At2g33720-like, which gives rise to MIPITQNLLQTLENQNTQNSTDFTLSCELHKCNEEEEEEAMILDGDGTQNLLQTLENQNNQTLSCEFRIKQEQKEVSTALTLFDKSWVSSNNMRATATSVSHNSKVASNAQEEEGASSMTTLSAVSPWKITKTLTKSDIGSSSRLLLHQSLVLTHIMAFFSADSVRKIESNGLSVTVFDRDSKSDYELVFKKWPSSKSYVFNGKWHEDFVARRKLKVGDIIGLYWDPCRSKFNFCVLQTAH